One Pagrus major chromosome 11, Pma_NU_1.0 genomic region harbors:
- the gfi1ab gene encoding growth factor independent 1A transcription repressor b, with translation MPRSFMVKSKKAHSYHQPRSLEDDYSKLDTILAHICSEADKLPEDADPSVDRYGLSPDFHPTDAADFSPKSPLSCADSLCGRSTDYEDFWRPPSPSASPVDSEKSLSPLVDETQPFTVPFRPYAWSSYPGPGLRPLVPQGLHPGVEVDRGPAAMAFYGDRSGAHPALYSERTLGEEAYGDYRRHAAALLFPEGGLHAKSHSVKGQSDLLCSSLILNGAYKCVKCSKVFSTPHGLEVHVRRSHSGTRPFACEICGKTFGHAVSLEQHKAVHSQERSFDCKICGKSFKRSSTLSTHLLIHSDTRPYPCQYCGKRFHQKSDMKKHTFIHTGEKPHKCQVCGKAFSQSSNLITHSRKHTGYKPFGCDLCGKGFQRKVDLRRHKETQHGLK, from the exons AAGCGGATAAGCTCCCAGAAGACGCAGACCCCTCGGTGGACAGGTACGGCCTCTCTCCGGACTTCCACCCGACCGACGCTGCTGATTTCTCCCCGAAGTCTCCCCTGAGCTGCGCCGACAGTCTGTGCGGCCGCTCCACGGACTATGAGGACTTCTGGAGGCCTCCGTCACCCTCTGCATCACCGG TAGATTCTGAGAAGTCCCTGTCTCCTCTGGTGGATGAGACCCAGCCCTTCACCGTCCCCTTCCGGCCGTACGCCTGGAGCAGCTACCCGGGGCCTGGGCTGAGGCCCCTGGTGCCGCAGGGCCTCCATCCCGGCGTGGAGGTGGACAGGGGCCCGGCGGCGATGGCCTTCTACGGGGACAGGAGCGGCGCCCACCCGGCCCTGTATTCAGAGCGTACTCTGGGCGAGGAGGCCTACGGCGACTACAGGAGGCACGCTGCGGCGCTGCTGTTTCCTGAGGGGGGGCTGCACGCCAAGAGCCACAGTGTGAAGGGCCAGTCCGACCTGCTGTGCTCCAGTCTCATCCTCAATGGTGCTTACAAGTGTGTCAAGTGCAGTAAG GTGTTTTCCACTCCGCACGGTTTGGAAGTCCACGTCCGCAGATCGCACAGCGGCACCAGGCCGTTTGCCTGTGAAATCTGCGGCAAAACCTTCGGACACGCAGTCAGCCTGGAGCAACACAAAGCGGTGCACTCGCAG GAAAGAAGTTTCGACTGCAAAATATGCGGTAAAAGTTTCAAAAGGTCGTCCACCCTGTCGACGCATCTGCTCATCCACTCCGACACCCGGCCGTACCCCTGCCAGTACTGCGGGAAGAGGTTCCACCAGAAGTCCGACATGAAGAAGCACACGTTCATCCACACAG gtgagAAGCCACACAAATGTCAGGTGTGCGGGAAAGCGTTCAGCCAGAGCTCCAACCTCATCACgcacagcaggaaacacaccGGATACAAACCGTTCGGCTGCGACCTCTGCGGCAAAGGTTTCCAGAGGAAAGTGGACCTGAGGAGGCACAAAGAGACGCAGCACGGACTGAAGTGA